The DNA region TGACGGCCTCTCCAGGTGAACACCGCTCGCCGTGTCGGTTGACTACTCGCAAACCAATAACCATCTTTCCGCCTGTTGCACCCCACTTTGCTTCAGTCCCCACGTAGTACACGGCACTTCCAACGATCCCGACGAAACCTGCCAGCGCTTCAGCCGATTCCGGGGATTCGGGCTGGAAGACGAATATCAGTGGGAGTAAGACTGCAAGCAGGAGCATGAACGTAATGAGACCATCGAGGAGCAATGCAAGACCGCGCTCGAGAACGCCTGCATAATTAAAGTTCTTTCGTCCCATAAGTGAATTCCAGAACCGTTCCATAAATAATTGTTGGACTTCCTAGACGGTGTTCGGATGAGGATTGAACGGAGAGGTAGATTACTTTCCGAGTGCCGCTGTCGGAAAACGCTAGCCCCATCGGATCAATCGCCATTTCGAGGTCGATTTTGGGGAACGAAGAGCGACACCAGAGCGGCCGATGAAACCCAGTCATTAACTCCATCTCGGTGGATTCTCGCTTTCGAGTACTATCTCGAAGATCCGATCAGTATCCGTGACCCTTCCGTTCGTCACCGCATCCGCTGGCTTTTTGCGCCTTCCCGGCGGCGATTCGCGTATGGAATTTGGCGTGCTGTCGACGGCCGGAATCGCGCAGAAGGCGCTGCTGCCGGCGATCGACTCGAGCGAGCACCGCGTCGGCGCCATCGCCTCCCGCGACGCCGAACGGGCCGAGTCGGTCGCCGAGGAGTACGGTATCCCGCGGTCGTGCGGCTCGTACGACGACCTGCTCGGCGATTCGGACCTGGACGCAGTCTACGTCCCCCTGCCCAACGCACTCCACGGCGAGTGGACGAAGCGCGCGGCCGATGCGGGGCTCCACGTCCTGTGTGAGAAACCGCTCGCCGTCGATGCCGACGAAGCGCGCGAGGTCGTCGCCCACTGTGACGACCGGGACGTCGTCCTGATGGAGGCGTTCATGTACCGCTACCACCCGCGAACCGAGCGGGCGATTGAACTCGCGCGGGAGGCGCTCAAGGACGTGCGCTCGGTCGCCGCGTCGTTCACCTTCTCCCTGCGCGGCGACCCCGACGACGTCCGGCTGAATCCGAACCTCGCTGGTGGGTCGCTCATGGACGTCGGCTGTTATCCCATCTCGGCCGCTCGACAGTTCCTCGGCGAACCCGACCGCGTTTACGCTCACGCCCACGACTCGCGAGAGGCGGGCGTCGACACCGCCCTCACCGGCGTCCTCGAGTACGACGACGGGGCGACGGCGCGAATCGCCTCCGGGTTCGACACGCCGAAACACCAGCGCTACCGCGTCGAGGCGACGAACGGCTGGCTCGAGGTCGACGACGCCTTCGACGTGCCCGACGGCGCCCTCGAACTCGAGTACGAGATTGACGGTGAGCACGGCGTCGAGACGTTTGAACCGGTCGACCAGTACCGACTCGAGGTCGAGCACTTCGCCCGCTGCATCGAGACGGGGACCCGGCCGCGAACCGACGGCGACGAAGCGGTCGCGAACATGCACGTGATCGACGCGCTGTACGAGAGTGCCGCGCTCGAGGCGCCAGTGTCCGTGGAGTGAGTCCGGGGGCTGGGAAACGAGAACCGGTGATAGTCCCGACCTGGAGACGTTGCTGAAAGCCGCTCGATACGCTGGACAAAGATAGCGACTGCCGCTACTCGAATTGCGCTTTCGTTCAGGAGAACGTATTTAAACAGCGTAGATTATTTCACTGTAA from Natronosalvus rutilus includes:
- a CDS encoding RDD family protein, translated to MGRKNFNYAGVLERGLALLLDGLITFMLLLAVLLPLIFVFQPESPESAEALAGFVGIVGSAVYYVGTEAKWGATGGKMVIGLRVVNRHGERCSPGEAVIRNITKLLGSGTLLAVIVAILLIVSSEDNQRLGDMMANTMVVRN
- a CDS encoding Gfo/Idh/MocA family protein; protein product: MEFGVLSTAGIAQKALLPAIDSSEHRVGAIASRDAERAESVAEEYGIPRSCGSYDDLLGDSDLDAVYVPLPNALHGEWTKRAADAGLHVLCEKPLAVDADEAREVVAHCDDRDVVLMEAFMYRYHPRTERAIELAREALKDVRSVAASFTFSLRGDPDDVRLNPNLAGGSLMDVGCYPISAARQFLGEPDRVYAHAHDSREAGVDTALTGVLEYDDGATARIASGFDTPKHQRYRVEATNGWLEVDDAFDVPDGALELEYEIDGEHGVETFEPVDQYRLEVEHFARCIETGTRPRTDGDEAVANMHVIDALYESAALEAPVSVE